A region of Lycium barbarum isolate Lr01 chromosome 1, ASM1917538v2, whole genome shotgun sequence DNA encodes the following proteins:
- the LOC132626405 gene encoding cyclin-dependent protein kinase inhibitor SMR5-like, which yields MEIKGYEDVTVMEVEEEGCSTPKRDDCQIPAMTVPPPPPRKKRTYDCGGDKRKLPENGYFQSPELELFFAMQPRCQGTFA from the coding sequence ATGGAGATTAAGGGGTACGAGGATGTTACGGTGATGGAAGTAGAAGAAGAAGGGTGCTCGACGCCTAAACGTGACGATTGTCAAATTCCGGCGATGACGGTCCCACCACCGCCGCCAAGGAAGAAGCGGACGTACGATTGCGGTGGAGATAAAAGAAAGCTGCCGGAAAATGGGTATTTTCAATCCCCCGAGCTGGAACTTTTCTTCGCCATGCAGCCTAGATGTCAAGGCACTTTTGCTTAG